The Canis lupus familiaris isolate Mischka breed German Shepherd chromosome 14, alternate assembly UU_Cfam_GSD_1.0, whole genome shotgun sequence genome window below encodes:
- the TMEM168 gene encoding transmembrane protein 168 isoform X2, producing the protein MCKSLRYCFSHCLYLAMTRLEEVNREVNMHSSPTNGIFLSMFLIVLPLESMAHGLFHELGSCLGGTSVGYAIVIPTNFCSPDGQPTLLPPEHVQELNLRSTGMLNAIQRFFAYHMIETYGCDYSTSGLSFDTLHSKLKAFLELRTVDGPRHDTYVLYYSGHTHGTGEWALAGGDILRLDTLLEWWREKNASFCSRLIIVLDSENSVPWVKEVRKINDQYIAVQGAEMTKTIDIEEADPPQLGDFTKDWVEYNCNPSNNICWTEKGRAVKAVYGVSKRWSDYTLHLPTGSDVAKHWMLHFPRITYPLVHLANWLCGLNLFWICKTCFRCLKRLKMSWFLPTVLDTGQGFKLVKS; encoded by the exons cCAACAAATGGAATCTTCTTGAGCATGTTTCTGATAGTTTTACCTTTGGAATCTATGGCTCATGGGCTCTTCCATGAATTGGGTAGCTGTTTAGGAGGAACATCTGTTGGATATGCTATTGTGATTCCCACCAACTTCTGCAG TCCTGATGGTCAGCCAACACTTCTTCCACCAGAACACGTACAGGAGTTAAATTTGAGGTCTACTGGCATGCTCAATGCTATCCAAAGATTTTTTGCATATCATATGATTGAGACCTATGGATGTGACTATTCCACAAGTGGACTGTCTTTTGATACTCTGCATTCCAAACTGAAAGCTTTCCTTGAACTTCGGACTGTGGATGGACCTAGACATGATACATATGTTTTGTATTACAGTGGGCATACCCATGGCACAGGAGAGTGGGCTCTTGCAG GTGGAGACATACTGCGCCTTGACACACTTTTAGAGTGGTGGAGAGAAAAGAATGCCTCCTTCTGTTCTCGCCTTATTATCGTATTAGACAGTGAGAATTCAGTCCCATGGgtgaaagaagtgagaaaaatcaatgatCAGTACATTGCGGTACAAGGAGCAGAGATGACAAAGACCATAGATATTGAAGAAGCTGACCCACCACAGCTGGGTGACTTTACAAAAGACTGGGTGGAGTATAACTGCAACCCCAGCAATAACATCTGCTGGACTGAAAAGGGCCGCGCTGTGAAAGCTGTGTACGGTGTGTCAAAGCGCTGGAGCGACTACACTCTGCATTTGCCAACAGGCAGCGACGTGGCCAAGCACTGGATGTTACACTTTCCTCGTATTACATATCCACTGGTGCATTTGGCAAATTGGCTGTGTGGTCTGAACCTCTTTTGGATCTGCAAAACTTGCTTTAGgtgtttgaaaagattaaaaatgagtTGGTTTCTTCCCACTGTGCTGGACACAGGACAAGGCTTCAAACTTGTCAAATCGTAA
- the TMEM168 gene encoding transmembrane protein 168 isoform X5, with protein sequence MFLIVLPLESMAHGLFHELGSCLGGTSVGYAIVIPTNFCSPDGQPTLLPPEHVQELNLRSTGMLNAIQRFFAYHMIETYGCDYSTSGLSFDTLHSKLKAFLELRTVDGPRHDTYVLYYSGHTHGTGEWALAGGDILRLDTLLEWWREKNASFCSRLIIVLDSENSVPWVKEVRKINDQYIAVQGAEMTKTIDIEEADPPQLGDFTKDWVEYNCNPSNNICWTEKGRAVKAVYGVSKRWSDYTLHLPTGSDVAKHWMLHFPRITYPLVHLANWLCGLNLFWICKTCFRCLKRLKMSWFLPTVLDTGQGFKLVKS encoded by the exons ATGTTTCTGATAGTTTTACCTTTGGAATCTATGGCTCATGGGCTCTTCCATGAATTGGGTAGCTGTTTAGGAGGAACATCTGTTGGATATGCTATTGTGATTCCCACCAACTTCTGCAG TCCTGATGGTCAGCCAACACTTCTTCCACCAGAACACGTACAGGAGTTAAATTTGAGGTCTACTGGCATGCTCAATGCTATCCAAAGATTTTTTGCATATCATATGATTGAGACCTATGGATGTGACTATTCCACAAGTGGACTGTCTTTTGATACTCTGCATTCCAAACTGAAAGCTTTCCTTGAACTTCGGACTGTGGATGGACCTAGACATGATACATATGTTTTGTATTACAGTGGGCATACCCATGGCACAGGAGAGTGGGCTCTTGCAG GTGGAGACATACTGCGCCTTGACACACTTTTAGAGTGGTGGAGAGAAAAGAATGCCTCCTTCTGTTCTCGCCTTATTATCGTATTAGACAGTGAGAATTCAGTCCCATGGgtgaaagaagtgagaaaaatcaatgatCAGTACATTGCGGTACAAGGAGCAGAGATGACAAAGACCATAGATATTGAAGAAGCTGACCCACCACAGCTGGGTGACTTTACAAAAGACTGGGTGGAGTATAACTGCAACCCCAGCAATAACATCTGCTGGACTGAAAAGGGCCGCGCTGTGAAAGCTGTGTACGGTGTGTCAAAGCGCTGGAGCGACTACACTCTGCATTTGCCAACAGGCAGCGACGTGGCCAAGCACTGGATGTTACACTTTCCTCGTATTACATATCCACTGGTGCATTTGGCAAATTGGCTGTGTGGTCTGAACCTCTTTTGGATCTGCAAAACTTGCTTTAGgtgtttgaaaagattaaaaatgagtTGGTTTCTTCCCACTGTGCTGGACACAGGACAAGGCTTCAAACTTGTCAAATCGTAA
- the TMEM168 gene encoding transmembrane protein 168 isoform X3: MRSGGENFWPTNGIFLSMFLIVLPLESMAHGLFHELGSCLGGTSVGYAIVIPTNFCSPDGQPTLLPPEHVQELNLRSTGMLNAIQRFFAYHMIETYGCDYSTSGLSFDTLHSKLKAFLELRTVDGPRHDTYVLYYSGHTHGTGEWALAGGDILRLDTLLEWWREKNASFCSRLIIVLDSENSVPWVKEVRKINDQYIAVQGAEMTKTIDIEEADPPQLGDFTKDWVEYNCNPSNNICWTEKGRAVKAVYGVSKRWSDYTLHLPTGSDVAKHWMLHFPRITYPLVHLANWLCGLNLFWICKTCFRCLKRLKMSWFLPTVLDTGQGFKLVKS, encoded by the exons cCAACAAATGGAATCTTCTTGAGCATGTTTCTGATAGTTTTACCTTTGGAATCTATGGCTCATGGGCTCTTCCATGAATTGGGTAGCTGTTTAGGAGGAACATCTGTTGGATATGCTATTGTGATTCCCACCAACTTCTGCAG TCCTGATGGTCAGCCAACACTTCTTCCACCAGAACACGTACAGGAGTTAAATTTGAGGTCTACTGGCATGCTCAATGCTATCCAAAGATTTTTTGCATATCATATGATTGAGACCTATGGATGTGACTATTCCACAAGTGGACTGTCTTTTGATACTCTGCATTCCAAACTGAAAGCTTTCCTTGAACTTCGGACTGTGGATGGACCTAGACATGATACATATGTTTTGTATTACAGTGGGCATACCCATGGCACAGGAGAGTGGGCTCTTGCAG GTGGAGACATACTGCGCCTTGACACACTTTTAGAGTGGTGGAGAGAAAAGAATGCCTCCTTCTGTTCTCGCCTTATTATCGTATTAGACAGTGAGAATTCAGTCCCATGGgtgaaagaagtgagaaaaatcaatgatCAGTACATTGCGGTACAAGGAGCAGAGATGACAAAGACCATAGATATTGAAGAAGCTGACCCACCACAGCTGGGTGACTTTACAAAAGACTGGGTGGAGTATAACTGCAACCCCAGCAATAACATCTGCTGGACTGAAAAGGGCCGCGCTGTGAAAGCTGTGTACGGTGTGTCAAAGCGCTGGAGCGACTACACTCTGCATTTGCCAACAGGCAGCGACGTGGCCAAGCACTGGATGTTACACTTTCCTCGTATTACATATCCACTGGTGCATTTGGCAAATTGGCTGTGTGGTCTGAACCTCTTTTGGATCTGCAAAACTTGCTTTAGgtgtttgaaaagattaaaaatgagtTGGTTTCTTCCCACTGTGCTGGACACAGGACAAGGCTTCAAACTTGTCAAATCGTAA